The sequence GTATTGGTATTGCAAGAGAAACGCGTAACTGATTCCATCATaattggattttcttttttgaggctctttagaaattgaaaatgaaagaaagaaattgaaaattggattTCCTTCTGTCAAAAGCTGAAAACATAAACATATCCTTTTTGTTGACTGTTTTTGCCATTGTCCTCTTTGTTGACTCAAATCCAACTATGACCAGGAGTTTTTCTAATTCCTCTATCATACATGAGCTTCCTCACTCCTGCTGCATCATCCCAGCAGCCTCCAGTCACCAACACATTTGATAGTAGTATGTAAGTTGCAGGGTCGTTTGGCCACAGCTCTTGAAGCTTTTTTGCTGAACGAAGAGCAATTTCCTTATTTCCATGAACTTTGCAAGCACTAAGTAGAGCTTTGTATACGGAGGGTCCTGGCTCTATTGGCATGCTATCAACGAATGCTTGTGCTTCATGAAGATTTCCAGCTCGACCAAAAAGATCAACAACCGTAGCATAATGCTCCATTCTGGGGGGTTCAAGCAAATCATCATTTCTCATCAAATCGAAATACATAAGTCCTTGGTGCACTAAACCAACATGGCTACAAGCAGTTAGTACAATGAGGAAGGTGGTATTATCTGGTTTGACCCCTGCTCTTCTCATTTGTTCAAACAATTCAACAGTCTCCAATCCAAATCCATGATGAGCATAACCTGCTAATAATGAATTCCAGGAGACCACATCATGTTCGTTCATCAAAGTAAACACCCACTTCGAATCATGGATGGCACCACATCTTGCATACATGGAAACAAGCCCATTCTGAACACAAAAATTTGAAGCTTGCCCACTCTTGAAAATGAGAGcatggattttttttcccgCTTCAAGGTCTGAAAGAGTTCCTACTGCTCTTAAAATGCTAGCAAATGTGAAGAAGTTTGTAGCAACGCGGGCCTGCCTCATGTCAGAGAAACATTTCAAAGCTTCCTCACAACTTCCAATATTAGAAAAACCAGCAATTACTGCATTCCATGAGATTTGATCCCATATTGCAACACATGAGCAAAGCTTTTGAAAGTCCTCCAAGCTATTGCTACAATCTGAATATATGGTCAGAAGGGTAACAACTATATACACGTTAAACTCAAAACCTTCTTTCATTATCCGGCAATGAATTTGCCTGCAATGATCCCAAAAGTCTGGGCTAGAAAATGAGCTCAACAAACTATTATAAGTTACATAATTTGGTTTCAAACCCAACCGCAGCATTTCCCTTGCTAAAATCATCGCCTCATCAGATTGTCCATTCTGTGCATAGCCAGTAACCATGGAAGTCCAAGTTATAACATTCCTTTCTGGCATTTGATTAAACACCCGCCTTGAATCATTAACACTACAACACtttgaatacatatctatcaATCCTGTTCCCACAACAACATTATAGCAAAGCCCTGTTTTCAGGCTCAAACCATGAACCTGAGCACCAAGCTCTTCTGCTTCTAATTGTGAGCAACCCACCAAGGCCCCCGACAGACTGAACGGCGTTGGCACTACCCCCACTTTTAACATCTCCAGGAACAACCCAATTGCCCTTTTTGGCAACTCAGCTTGCAAATaaccagaaatcaaagaaTTCCAAGTAACTACATTTCTGTCAGACATTTCATCAAACTGTTTCTGGGCATTCG comes from Prunus dulcis chromosome 6, ALMONDv2, whole genome shotgun sequence and encodes:
- the LOC117632845 gene encoding pentatricopeptide repeat-containing protein At3g09040, mitochondrial-like yields the protein MTMIQKLAKPFGLELLAQLQQGGSSPTPQTLNKIISSCATSTSLDLGIRLHAVVIKLGFCSNIYICSALVDMFGKCGSLANAQKQFDEMSDRNVVTWNSLISGYLQAELPKRAIGLFLEMLKVGVVPTPFSLSGALVGCSQLEAEELGAQVHGLSLKTGLCYNVVVGTGLIDMYSKCCSVNDSRRVFNQMPERNVITWTSMVTGYAQNGQSDEAMILAREMLRLGLKPNYVTYNSLLSSFSSPDFWDHCRQIHCRIMKEGFEFNVYIVVTLLTIYSDCSNSLEDFQKLCSCVAIWDQISWNAVIAGFSNIGSCEEALKCFSDMRQARVATNFFTFASILRAVGTLSDLEAGKKIHALIFKSGQASNFCVQNGLVSMYARCGAIHDSKWVFTLMNEHDVVSWNSLLAGYAHHGFGLETVELFEQMRRAGVKPDNTTFLIVLTACSHVGLVHQGLMYFDLMRNDDLLEPPRMEHYATVVDLFGRAGNLHEAQAFVDSMPIEPGPSVYKALLSACKVHGNKEIALRSAKKLQELWPNDPATYILLSNVLVTGGCWDDAAGVRKLMYDRGIRKTPGHSWI